A stretch of the Amycolatopsis sp. BJA-103 genome encodes the following:
- a CDS encoding NBR1-Ig-like domain-containing protein yields the protein MPGERTPELEAFMAELRKLRTRAGEPSFRKMAAKSGAVSHATLHLTVTGRRLQPWETVREFVRACDGDEEEWHARWQGVQLVLSTGREPAPAPAAPRWRSKRVLAPLALVLVAAIAAVVVILLPGEQDSRPPHPGDSAGFITDVTIPDDTAVKPGTQFVKVWEIKNTGTVEWRKRYLRRTDLPVAPGTCRTPERIPVNDTAPQGHVQVTVTVSTPATAPVDCKIFWKMVDEQDRELFPANKPIYFSVLVRA from the coding sequence GTGCCGGGAGAACGGACACCGGAGCTGGAAGCGTTCATGGCCGAGCTGCGGAAGCTGCGGACGCGGGCAGGCGAGCCGTCGTTCCGGAAGATGGCCGCGAAGTCGGGCGCCGTGTCCCACGCGACCCTGCACCTCACCGTCACCGGCAGGCGGCTGCAGCCGTGGGAGACCGTCCGCGAGTTCGTCCGCGCCTGCGACGGTGACGAAGAGGAATGGCACGCCCGCTGGCAAGGTGTCCAGCTCGTGTTGTCCACCGGCCGCGAACCGGCCCCCGCGCCCGCCGCGCCGAGATGGCGGTCCAAACGCGTCCTAGCGCCGCTGGCCCTCGTCCTCGTCGCCGCGATCGCCGCCGTCGTCGTCATCCTGCTGCCGGGTGAGCAGGACTCGCGGCCACCCCATCCCGGTGACTCGGCCGGCTTCATCACCGACGTGACGATCCCCGACGACACCGCGGTCAAGCCGGGCACGCAGTTCGTGAAGGTCTGGGAGATCAAGAACACCGGCACGGTCGAATGGCGGAAGCGGTACCTGCGCCGCACCGACCTCCCGGTCGCGCCGGGCACCTGCCGCACCCCGGAGCGGATCCCGGTCAACGACACCGCGCCGCAGGGGCACGTGCAGGTGACGGTCACCGTGAGCACTCCGGCGACCGCCCCGGTCGACTGCAAGATCTTCTGGAAGATGGTCGACGAACAGGACCGGGAACTGTTCCCCGCCAACAAGCCGATCTACTTCTCCGTCCTCGTCCGCGCTTGA
- a CDS encoding YbhB/YbcL family Raf kinase inhibitor-like protein: MFCALVVLGATGLAPATAASAGQNAFTLSSTAFANGGVMPKVHECTSGGGQDPAKRNESPPLAWSGAPAAAKSYAIVMRDLDNANLIHWVIYDIPVTATSLPQNVEHAYRPSVPAGARQIYYRGSASLYGYQGPCSPSTVNTYEFVVHALDRASLTSLTSSSSTQTAARAITAASLGTARISGES, encoded by the coding sequence GTGTTCTGCGCCTTGGTCGTCCTCGGCGCCACCGGCCTCGCGCCCGCCACGGCGGCGTCGGCGGGACAAAACGCGTTCACCTTGTCCAGTACCGCTTTCGCCAACGGCGGCGTCATGCCGAAAGTCCACGAGTGCACCAGCGGCGGCGGGCAGGATCCCGCCAAGAGGAACGAGTCGCCCCCGTTGGCCTGGTCGGGCGCTCCCGCGGCGGCCAAGAGCTACGCGATCGTCATGCGCGACCTCGACAACGCCAACCTCATCCACTGGGTCATCTACGACATCCCGGTGACCGCGACCTCGCTCCCCCAGAACGTCGAGCACGCGTACCGGCCTTCGGTGCCCGCGGGCGCCCGGCAGATCTACTACCGCGGAAGCGCCAGCCTCTACGGCTATCAGGGACCGTGCTCGCCCTCGACGGTGAACACCTACGAGTTCGTCGTGCACGCGCTCGACCGGGCTTCGCTGACCAGCCTGACTTCCAGTTCGTCGACGCAGACCGCCGCCAGGGCGATCACCGCGGCCTCGCTCGGCACGGCGAGGATCAGCGGCGAGTCGTAG